A genomic stretch from Anaerolinea thermophila UNI-1 includes:
- a CDS encoding 30S ribosomal protein S1, translated as MAVRRSVARAEEEVEMPMDEGWWASVLADEQAYGESLVKTASAKSSGISGGVNWARARQYLENDEVVKLEVYGFNRGGLLVRGEDIQGFVPVSHLVEMPCVPADEEQRRQSLANYVGRILSLKVIECEMQAERIVFSERAALAGEGKRRQLFSTLRPGEIVNGTVTNVTDFGAFVDLGGLEGLIHVSELSWGRVQHPTDILQVGVPVRALVLSVSAENGRVALSLKRLCPNPWETLPQIYRPGDVVEAEVTAIMRFGAFARLKEGVEGLIHISTMSLPDGEKDIEKFMKIGQKVQVRILHLDAERRRLGLGLVQIE; from the coding sequence ATGGCGGTAAGGCGATCAGTTGCCAGGGCGGAAGAAGAGGTGGAAATGCCAATGGATGAAGGCTGGTGGGCTTCGGTGCTTGCCGATGAGCAAGCCTACGGAGAGAGCCTTGTCAAGACTGCCAGCGCAAAATCCTCTGGGATCTCCGGTGGGGTCAATTGGGCAAGAGCGCGCCAGTACCTGGAAAACGATGAGGTGGTCAAACTGGAAGTCTATGGCTTCAACCGTGGGGGATTGTTGGTGCGTGGAGAGGATATTCAGGGTTTTGTGCCTGTCTCGCATCTGGTGGAAATGCCCTGTGTCCCTGCTGATGAAGAACAGCGCCGGCAAAGTCTGGCAAATTACGTGGGGCGAATCCTTTCGTTAAAGGTTATTGAGTGTGAGATGCAAGCCGAGCGGATTGTCTTCTCGGAACGTGCCGCGCTGGCAGGGGAGGGCAAACGCCGGCAACTTTTCAGCACCCTGCGCCCGGGAGAAATTGTCAATGGTACCGTGACCAATGTCACCGACTTTGGTGCGTTTGTGGATCTGGGAGGTTTGGAGGGCCTGATTCATGTCTCCGAACTGTCGTGGGGGCGTGTTCAACATCCTACCGATATCCTGCAGGTGGGGGTTCCTGTGCGGGCGCTGGTATTGTCGGTCTCTGCTGAAAATGGACGGGTAGCGCTCAGTCTCAAACGACTTTGTCCCAATCCCTGGGAAACCCTGCCACAAATTTATCGTCCAGGTGATGTAGTTGAAGCCGAGGTGACGGCAATCATGCGTTTTGGTGCTTTTGCCCGCCTGAAAGAGGGCGTGGAGGGGTTGATTCATATCTCTACCATGTCCCTGCCCGATGGAGAAAAAGACATTGAGAAATTCATGAAGATTGGGCAAAAGGTACAGGTGCGCATTTTGCATCTGGATGCTGAGCGTCGCAGGCTTGGGTTAGGTCTGGTTCAAATCGAATGA
- a CDS encoding histidine kinase N-terminal 7TM domain-containing protein, with product MQNDGMMALQGVLRALSDIFTAGIAITAFALLLYALAFNLFNRVVRSFALILVCVVVAFTAESMGNIAPSPVEQEFWLRVQWVGVVFLPAAYLHFADAVLATTGQPSRGRRRFLSRLAYLISFLFLVSVPLGWLIGPVVSVEGKITHFQPTPLTHIFLIYLITLCGIGISLLVRAMRRSTLSASRRRMFYLVFSSVALVFGVFPFLPYNPDFPLRHPVLFWGLAALVNALVGTLLVIMAYVVAFFGVMLPDRVVKARLFKWLMRGPFTASATLGVVTLIRRGGEALGYNASVLVPIAMVATILILEYLITLLSPLGERVLFAGNDREELDILRRLEERLVTRNDLRQFLEMILTALMDRTQAEGAYLVGLEEGAQFVLSQGKTRFEHLENSLDVPLKLYPEWEKAREARYFIWEGDWLFPLHNGEESPLLGFIGVSGVEEREGSIEPDDTIWMLVDRAAMALRDRKLQERIFSAMEALAPQADLIQRLRTAGQYDRREFIQAEIPEAPEDVATWVREALSHYWGGPKLLNNPLMKYRVVQEALREHNGNQANALRAVLRQAIDQVKPEGERKFTGEWILYNILEMKFVEGRKVRDIAMRLAMSEADLYRKQRVAIEAVAKAILEMEMDAREGTNQKQA from the coding sequence ATGCAAAACGATGGGATGATGGCACTTCAGGGGGTGCTGCGGGCGCTCAGTGATATCTTCACAGCGGGAATTGCCATAACCGCTTTTGCCCTTTTGTTGTATGCCCTGGCGTTCAACCTGTTCAATCGGGTTGTGCGCTCCTTTGCCCTGATTTTAGTCTGTGTGGTGGTGGCTTTTACTGCCGAGTCTATGGGCAACATTGCTCCCTCGCCTGTGGAGCAAGAGTTCTGGTTGCGGGTACAGTGGGTGGGGGTTGTGTTTCTCCCTGCCGCGTATCTTCATTTTGCCGATGCTGTATTAGCCACTACAGGACAGCCCAGCCGGGGACGGCGGCGCTTTCTTTCACGGTTGGCTTATCTTATTTCCTTTCTCTTCCTTGTTTCCGTTCCGCTGGGATGGTTGATTGGACCTGTGGTCAGTGTGGAAGGGAAGATCACCCATTTTCAGCCCACCCCCCTGACTCATATTTTTCTGATTTATCTGATTACTTTATGTGGTATTGGGATTAGTCTGCTGGTGCGAGCCATGCGGCGTTCCACGCTTTCTGCCAGCCGGCGGCGCATGTTTTATCTGGTGTTCAGTTCGGTGGCGCTGGTTTTTGGGGTGTTTCCCTTCCTGCCTTACAATCCTGATTTTCCTTTGCGTCATCCTGTTCTGTTTTGGGGACTGGCGGCTCTGGTCAATGCACTGGTAGGCACCCTGCTTGTGATTATGGCGTATGTGGTGGCTTTCTTCGGCGTAATGTTGCCCGACCGTGTGGTTAAGGCACGCTTGTTTAAGTGGTTGATGCGTGGACCGTTTACAGCGTCTGCCACCCTGGGGGTGGTCACGCTCATCCGGCGTGGAGGAGAAGCCCTGGGCTACAACGCCAGTGTGCTGGTACCCATTGCCATGGTGGCTACGATTTTGATTCTGGAATATCTCATCACCCTCTTATCGCCTTTGGGAGAACGGGTGCTCTTTGCAGGCAACGATCGGGAGGAACTGGACATTTTACGCCGTCTGGAAGAGCGATTGGTCACCCGCAACGATTTGCGTCAGTTTCTGGAGATGATCTTAACCGCTCTGATGGATCGTACTCAAGCCGAGGGGGCCTATCTGGTAGGCTTGGAAGAGGGGGCGCAGTTTGTGCTTTCCCAGGGAAAAACCCGATTCGAGCATTTGGAAAACTCTTTGGATGTCCCTCTCAAACTTTATCCTGAATGGGAAAAAGCACGGGAGGCGCGTTATTTCATCTGGGAAGGGGATTGGCTTTTCCCCCTTCACAATGGAGAGGAGAGTCCCTTGCTGGGATTTATCGGGGTGAGTGGTGTAGAGGAAAGAGAGGGAAGCATTGAACCGGATGATACTATCTGGATGCTGGTGGATCGAGCGGCAATGGCATTACGTGACCGTAAATTGCAGGAACGGATTTTCTCTGCCATGGAAGCCCTTGCTCCGCAAGCCGATTTGATTCAGCGCCTGCGTACTGCCGGGCAGTATGATCGGCGAGAGTTTATTCAGGCAGAAATTCCCGAAGCCCCCGAGGATGTGGCTACCTGGGTGAGGGAAGCCCTGTCCCATTACTGGGGGGGACCAAAACTGCTCAATAATCCGCTGATGAAGTATCGCGTGGTTCAGGAAGCCTTGCGGGAGCATAACGGGAATCAAGCCAATGCCTTACGGGCAGTTCTGCGGCAGGCGATTGATCAGGTAAAACCCGAGGGCGAAAGAAAGTTCACTGGTGAGTGGATATTGTATAATATTCTGGAAATGAAGTTCGTTGAGGGGCGCAAGGTGCGCGATATTGCCATGCGTTTAGCCATGTCAGAAGCAGATCTTTATCGGAAACAGCGGGTTGCCATCGAAGCCGTCGCAAAAGCCATTCTGGAAATGGAAATGGATGCTCGGGAGGGAACCAACCAGAAGCAAGCCTAG
- a CDS encoding CDP-alcohol phosphatidyltransferase family protein, giving the protein MEQVVRKEPVTFTDFLRKTFKNVLEPVAMFFNRLGIMPNTMTILGLAGNMVGAGLLAMGHIPAGGLVILLVGPIDALDGTMARLRGLPTEFGAFVDSVTDRYSELVIFLGLLIYFLREDLWLGALLVYLAAAGSVLVSYIRARAQSVGFETKIGLFTRVERFLVLVPGLIFNQPMISLALIALFGNITALQRIWHVRKQAYERTAIEKEG; this is encoded by the coding sequence GTGGAACAAGTCGTCAGGAAAGAACCAGTGACCTTCACCGATTTTCTCCGTAAGACTTTCAAAAATGTGCTCGAACCTGTGGCGATGTTCTTCAATCGTCTGGGAATCATGCCCAACACCATGACCATCCTCGGATTGGCAGGGAATATGGTGGGGGCTGGACTTTTGGCGATGGGGCATATTCCTGCTGGAGGGCTGGTCATTCTTCTCGTGGGCCCCATTGATGCGCTGGATGGCACAATGGCGCGGTTGCGCGGTTTGCCTACCGAATTTGGTGCTTTTGTGGATTCGGTCACAGACCGTTACTCGGAACTGGTCATTTTCCTTGGGCTGTTGATTTATTTCTTAAGAGAGGATCTCTGGCTGGGGGCTTTGCTAGTATATCTTGCCGCGGCAGGTTCGGTGCTGGTGTCCTATATCCGTGCCAGAGCGCAGTCAGTAGGGTTTGAGACCAAGATTGGATTATTCACCCGGGTAGAACGTTTTCTGGTGCTGGTGCCCGGGTTGATTTTCAACCAACCGATGATCTCGCTGGCGCTGATTGCACTCTTTGGAAATATCACTGCGCTTCAGCGCATCTGGCATGTGCGTAAGCAAGCCTATGAGCGTACGGCAATTGAGAAAGAAGGATGA
- a CDS encoding DNA translocase FtsK, with protein MKLEQKRKPIPPAASPSSSGEETSSSIPLGWWGRFRRFGWDVLGISLMAWALMTFLGLAGWSRGVLLDAWVGSLRLAFGWLSWGAIVVFILLGLLCFRHYFQGFPSISLGRTLALEASVFFILALLSVFGGMDLTRAESGKDGGVIGWGLASLLELLFPYPWITIVLLFSLVVLISFGSGLLGWGFHALVKWLDAISASPQPVPVQPGGSSASVHLSEEERQEQASSSTRRDPLLPPFDLLLEEQSSAPDEETIIETGLRIEQVLAEFGLPVKVVGYRVGPTITQYAVEPGYVEKIGADGEVTHMKVRVAQISALQRDLAMALSAERLRIEAPVPGRSYVGIEVPNPRNTVVRLRALMQDEAFQRLNSPLALALGKDVSGQAVVADLARMPHLLIAGTTGSGKSVCVSAIVTCLAMNNSPEHLRLVLLDPKMVELSRFNGLPHLLGKVETQIERMVAVLQWAVAEMENRYKVLEQARARDLDTYNRRAEKRGQTPLPRIVVVVDELADLMMTAPEHTEPALVRLAQKARAIGIHLVVATQRPSTDVITGLIKANFPARIAFSVASSVDSRVILDVVGAETLLGKGDMLFLNPEVGTPQRAQGVMVADQEVERLIAYWQKQLPPSGEPASVPWEEFLVNAEEEEGDALLEEAIRIVRQAQRASASLLQRRMRIGYPRAARLIDLMEEMEIVGPAQGGGKDREVLLPPLPEDGEDDDEGA; from the coding sequence ATGAAGTTAGAACAAAAACGCAAGCCCATACCACCGGCTGCAAGCCCTTCATCGTCAGGTGAGGAAACGTCATCTTCCATTCCATTGGGTTGGTGGGGACGTTTCCGCCGTTTTGGGTGGGACGTTCTGGGAATTTCCCTGATGGCATGGGCGCTCATGACTTTTCTCGGGCTGGCGGGATGGTCGCGAGGGGTGTTGCTGGATGCCTGGGTGGGCAGCCTGCGTCTGGCATTTGGCTGGCTGTCATGGGGGGCGATAGTCGTTTTCATCCTGTTGGGGTTGCTTTGTTTCCGTCACTACTTTCAGGGTTTTCCCAGTATTTCTTTAGGGCGTACGCTGGCTCTGGAAGCCAGTGTCTTCTTCATCTTAGCCCTGCTGTCGGTGTTTGGGGGCATGGACCTGACACGTGCCGAAAGCGGGAAAGACGGTGGTGTCATTGGCTGGGGGCTGGCAAGTCTACTGGAACTGCTCTTCCCCTATCCCTGGATTACGATTGTTCTTCTGTTTTCCCTCGTGGTCTTAATCTCTTTTGGTAGTGGTTTACTGGGATGGGGATTCCATGCCTTGGTGAAGTGGTTAGATGCGATCAGTGCCTCCCCGCAACCTGTTCCTGTCCAGCCCGGAGGATCTTCAGCCTCAGTGCACCTTTCGGAAGAGGAAAGGCAAGAGCAGGCATCCTCTTCAACCCGCAGAGACCCGCTCTTACCGCCCTTTGACTTGTTGCTGGAAGAACAATCTTCCGCTCCGGATGAAGAAACCATTATTGAGACCGGACTGCGCATTGAGCAGGTGCTGGCAGAATTTGGTTTGCCTGTCAAAGTGGTGGGGTATCGTGTGGGTCCTACCATTACCCAGTATGCTGTTGAACCGGGGTATGTTGAGAAAATTGGCGCGGATGGTGAAGTGACTCACATGAAGGTGCGCGTTGCCCAAATTTCTGCGCTTCAGCGGGACCTTGCTATGGCGCTTTCGGCGGAGCGTTTGCGGATTGAAGCACCTGTACCGGGGCGTTCGTATGTGGGTATTGAAGTCCCCAATCCACGCAACACGGTGGTGCGTTTGCGTGCGTTGATGCAGGATGAAGCCTTCCAGCGCTTGAATTCGCCGCTGGCACTGGCGTTAGGGAAGGACGTTTCCGGTCAAGCGGTGGTCGCAGACCTGGCACGCATGCCTCATCTGTTAATTGCTGGTACTACCGGATCGGGTAAATCGGTGTGTGTGTCCGCTATTGTCACCTGCCTGGCAATGAACAATTCTCCCGAGCATTTGCGTCTGGTTTTGCTCGATCCCAAGATGGTGGAACTTTCGCGCTTCAATGGCTTGCCCCATTTGCTTGGCAAGGTGGAGACACAAATTGAGCGCATGGTGGCAGTGTTGCAGTGGGCAGTGGCTGAGATGGAGAACCGCTACAAGGTGCTGGAGCAAGCCCGCGCCCGCGATCTGGATACTTACAACCGTCGGGCTGAGAAGCGGGGGCAGACACCTCTGCCCAGGATTGTTGTGGTGGTGGACGAACTGGCAGACTTGATGATGACCGCCCCTGAACACACCGAACCCGCCCTGGTGCGGCTGGCGCAGAAAGCCCGTGCCATCGGCATCCATCTGGTGGTTGCTACGCAGCGCCCTTCTACAGATGTGATCACCGGATTGATTAAAGCCAATTTCCCCGCACGCATTGCTTTCAGTGTGGCATCGTCGGTGGATTCGCGGGTGATTCTCGATGTGGTGGGTGCCGAGACTCTTCTGGGGAAGGGGGATATGCTCTTTCTGAACCCCGAAGTAGGCACCCCCCAGCGTGCCCAAGGGGTGATGGTTGCCGACCAGGAAGTGGAGCGCCTCATTGCCTACTGGCAGAAGCAACTTCCTCCCTCCGGAGAGCCTGCAAGTGTGCCCTGGGAAGAATTCCTGGTCAATGCCGAAGAGGAAGAAGGGGATGCTTTGCTGGAAGAAGCCATTCGCATTGTGCGGCAAGCCCAGCGCGCCAGTGCTTCTTTGCTTCAGCGGCGTATGCGCATCGGCTATCCCCGGGCGGCGCGTCTGATTGATCTCATGGAAGAAATGGAAATCGTAGGACCTGCTCAGGGGGGAGGAAAGGACCGCGAAGTACTCTTACCGCCTCTTCCCGAGGATGGCGAGGACGATGACGAGGGTGCTTGA
- the lgt gene encoding prolipoprotein diacylglyceryl transferase, translating to MSIQFDGILIGTFKIYYYGVLIVLGAVAATWLASREAKRYGENPDLAWDLLPIALIGGIIGARLWHVLLPPASMVEQGITTAYYLTHPLDMLNLRRGGLGIPGAVIGGLLAVWIYSRSKKFPMGVWANAIAPGLALAQAIGRWGNYFNQELYGAPTNLPWKLYIDPLHRLPEYANVEYYHPLFFYEFLWNLLNMGILLWVARRFEGKLKPWDVFLVYAVIYGVGRFVLEFLRLDPAPLGTINANQMIMLAVAIVSAGALFWRHRRIDSEL from the coding sequence ATGTCGATTCAGTTTGATGGCATCCTGATCGGTACGTTTAAGATTTATTATTACGGTGTTTTGATTGTTTTAGGCGCGGTTGCGGCAACCTGGCTTGCCAGCCGGGAAGCCAAGCGCTACGGCGAGAATCCGGACCTGGCGTGGGATTTGCTCCCCATTGCTCTGATTGGTGGGATTATTGGTGCACGCTTGTGGCATGTGCTTCTCCCGCCCGCTTCGATGGTCGAACAGGGCATCACCACAGCATATTACCTGACGCATCCGCTGGATATGCTGAACCTGCGCCGTGGTGGTTTGGGCATTCCTGGTGCGGTGATTGGTGGGTTGCTGGCTGTATGGATTTATTCTCGTAGCAAGAAGTTCCCGATGGGGGTGTGGGCAAATGCCATTGCACCGGGGCTGGCTTTAGCGCAAGCCATTGGCCGGTGGGGCAACTATTTCAATCAGGAATTGTATGGCGCGCCAACCAACTTGCCCTGGAAACTTTATATAGACCCGTTGCATCGCTTGCCAGAGTATGCCAACGTGGAGTATTATCATCCTCTGTTCTTCTACGAGTTCCTCTGGAACCTGTTGAACATGGGTATTTTGCTCTGGGTGGCGAGGCGCTTTGAGGGAAAATTGAAACCCTGGGATGTGTTTCTTGTGTATGCGGTGATCTATGGAGTAGGACGGTTTGTCCTGGAATTCCTGCGGCTGGATCCCGCGCCCCTGGGCACGATTAACGCTAACCAGATGATTATGCTGGCAGTAGCGATTGTTTCGGCAGGGGCACTGTTCTGGCGTCATCGGCGAATTGATAGTGAATTGTAA
- a CDS encoding ABC transporter ATP-binding protein, with amino-acid sequence MIYAEGLTKIFDDFIAVNQVSFSVAEGRVLALLGKNGAGKTTTIRMLSSILKPTSGSAKVAGYDIVLEAQKVRASVGVLTEHHGLYSRMTLWEYLEFFGSLYGMSALEVRQRAKPLLEEFELEGTEKKRLGEFSKGMRQKLALVRALLHNPPVLMLDEPTSAMDPESARVVRNAIAHLRGQGRTILLCTHNLVEGEELADDVAIIHHGRVILQGSLEEVKEQQLGAPEFLARLARPLNGATLRLPEGVSVTARGEDWVRFQVSHPRAHNPELLRALLHQQVEVLSFQEVPRSLEEVFLKVVRSEKENVD; translated from the coding sequence ATGATTTACGCTGAAGGCTTGACGAAAATTTTCGATGATTTTATTGCGGTAAATCAAGTCTCTTTCTCGGTAGCGGAAGGGCGAGTGCTGGCGTTATTAGGTAAAAATGGCGCTGGCAAGACGACCACTATCCGAATGCTTTCATCTATTCTAAAACCGACCAGCGGAAGTGCTAAGGTTGCCGGATACGATATTGTCCTGGAAGCCCAAAAGGTGAGAGCCTCGGTGGGGGTGCTGACCGAGCATCATGGCTTGTATTCGCGGATGACCCTCTGGGAATACCTGGAGTTTTTTGGCAGTCTGTATGGTATGAGTGCGCTGGAAGTACGTCAGCGGGCAAAACCTTTGCTGGAAGAGTTTGAACTGGAAGGTACAGAAAAAAAGCGCCTGGGCGAATTTTCTAAAGGTATGCGCCAGAAACTGGCACTGGTGCGCGCGCTGCTTCATAACCCGCCTGTTCTCATGCTGGATGAGCCCACTTCTGCCATGGATCCCGAATCTGCGCGGGTGGTGCGCAATGCCATTGCCCATCTGCGCGGGCAGGGACGGACGATTTTGCTCTGCACACACAATCTGGTGGAAGGGGAAGAACTGGCAGATGATGTTGCCATCATTCATCATGGGCGCGTCATTTTACAGGGTTCGCTGGAAGAGGTTAAAGAACAGCAATTGGGAGCGCCGGAGTTCCTTGCTCGCCTGGCTCGTCCTCTCAATGGGGCAACCTTGCGTTTGCCAGAAGGGGTTTCTGTGACTGCTCGGGGGGAAGATTGGGTGCGCTTTCAGGTTTCCCATCCCCGTGCCCACAACCCCGAACTTCTCAGAGCGTTGCTTCATCAACAGGTGGAGGTGCTTTCTTTTCAGGAAGTCCCCCGAAGCCTTGAGGAAGTTTTTTTAAAAGTGGTTCGGTCGGAGAAAGAGAATGTGGACTGA